From the genome of Spinacia oleracea cultivar Varoflay chromosome 2, BTI_SOV_V1, whole genome shotgun sequence, one region includes:
- the LOC110802747 gene encoding adenylate kinase isoenzyme 6 homolog: MVRGKPNILITGTPGTGKTTFSSALAEATQLRHVNIGELVKEKNLHDGWDEEFDCHIINEDLVCDELENMMEAGGIIVDYHGCDFFPERWFDRVVVLQTDNCILYDRLSKRGYSGSKLSNNIECEIFQMLLEEAKESYQEDIVVAMKSDSIDDINKNVSDLTDWVASWCNNSAQSDNMRD, from the exons ATGGTGAGAGGGAAGCCAAATATATTAATAACTGGTACACCTGGGACCGGGAAAACCACTTTTTcatctgctcttgcagaggcgaCCCAGCTTCGCCATGTGAACATTGGAGAATTGGTCAAGGAGAAAAACTTGCACGATGGTTGGGACGAGGAATTTGACTGTCATATCATAAATGAGGATCTG GTATGTGATGAGCTAGAAAATATGATGGAAGCTGGTGGTATAATTGTGGATTACCATGGCTGTGATTTTTTCCCTGAGCGATGGTTTGATCGCGTTGTGGTGTTGCAAACCGACAACTGTATATTATATGACCGCCTCAGCAAGAG AGGCTATTCGGGTTCAAAACTTTCAAACAATATTGAATGTGAAATCTTTCAAATGTTGCTTGAGGAGGCCAAAGAAAGTTACCAAGAAGACATAGTGGTGGCAATGAAGAGCGACTCGATCGACGACATCAATAAAAATGTTTCAGATTTGACAGATTGGGTTGCAAGCTGGTGCAACAACTCAGCTCAGAGTGATAACATGCGCGATTGA
- the LOC110802668 gene encoding serine/threonine-protein kinase PEPKR2: MNKKRKGSGVDDDCENLIKTPINHLQLINEDRGSIIRARLSLEECSRLRKKCKEDVGSSDVFDGSSCATSRIVGVNTVPPSIGLSYVEPSRGLKRKIGCIDVATQIGSRKNKLEDDYVKIKTIGQGKFGSVWLCKCKANGREYACKTLKKGEESVHKEVEIMQHLSGHSGIVMLNAVYEDSDCFHLVMELCSGGRLVDEMKKNRCSEHRAAHILKELMLVIKYCHEMGVVHRDIKPENILLTSSGKMKLADFGLAMRVSSGQSLTGIAGSPAYVAPEILSGSYREKVDTWSAGILLYALLTGSLPFQGKSLETVFEAIKNNKLDFHSGEWQSVSKLARDLVEKMLARDVSARFSADDVLGHPFIMFYTERTLKSLSIKPKSRNGSLAPPSHHLDSTTSLPESDKHQHRHSSFSSNENLNPNSNSVVITGHHPVTSNTDNNKQDDCGGLMDLLVVAISQVRISEPKRSRLRFSGGGGGSSSIQLQYSSNSLCKAF, encoded by the exons atgaataagaaaagaaaagggagtgGTGTTGATGATGATTGTGAAAACCTAATTAAAACCCCAATTAATCACCTGCAATTGATTAATGAAGATAGAGGTTCGATAATTAGGGCACGTTTATCGCTTGAGGAATGTTCTAGGTTAAGGAAGAAGTGTAAAGAAGACGTGGGTAGTAGTGATGTTTTTGATGGATCATCGTGTGCTACTAGTAGAATTGTTGGGGTGAACACTGTGCCACCTTCAATTGGGTTGTCGTATGTTGAACCGAGTCGGGGTTTGAAGAGGAAGATTGGGTGTATTGATGTTGCTACTCAGATTGGTAGCAGGAAGAATAAGCTTGAAGATGATTATGTTAAGATCAAGACTATAGGGCAGGGGAAATTCGGGTCGGTTTGGTTGTGCAAGTGTAAGGCAAATGGGCGTGAATACGCGTGTAAAACGTTGAAGAAAGGGGAAGAATCTGTGCATAAGGAGGTTGAGATAATGCAGCATTTATCAGGGCATTCTGGGATTGTGATGTTGAATGCAGTGTATGAAGATTCAGATTGTTTTCATCTTGTTATGGAGTTGTGTTCTGGTGGGAGATTGGTTGATGAGATGAAGAAGAATAGGTGTTCTGAACATCGAGCTGCACATATATTGAAGGAATTGATGCTTGTGATCAAGTATTGTCATGAGATGGGAGTTGTGCATAGAGATATAAAGCCGGAAAATATTCTGCTGACAAGTTCAGGGAAGATGAAGCTTGCAGATTTTGGCTTGGCTATGAGAGTTTCTAGTG GTCAGAGCTTGACTGGAATAGCTGGAAGTCCAGCCTATGTTGCACCTGAAATACTGTCCGGATCTTACCGGGAGAAAGTGGATACCTGGAGCGCTGGCATTCTCCTTTACGCCCTTTTGACTGGTTCTCTTCCATTCCAAGGGAAGTCATTAGAAACAGTTTTTGAGGCAATCAAGAACAATAAACTGGATTTTCACTCTGGTGAATGGCAGTCAGTTTCCAAACTTGCACGAGATCTAGTTGAAAAAATGCTAGCAAGGGATGTTTCAGCAAGGTTTTCAGCAGATGATGTTCTAG GGCATCCATTTATAATGTTCTACACAGAGCGAACATTGAAATCGCTTTCAATCAAACCTAAATCAAGGAACGGATCACTTGCTCCTCCTTCCCACCATTTAGACAGCACCACCTCATTGCCAGAATCAGATAAACACCAGCACAGGCACAGCTCTTTCTCATCGAATGAGAATTTgaatccaaattcaaattcGGTTGTTATAACCGGACATCATCCCGTGACTTCTAACACCGACAACAACAAACAGGATGACTGTGGCGGTCTAATGGACTTACTCGTAGTAGCAATCTCACAAGTTAGGATTTCAGAACCGAAAAGAAGTAGGCTGCGTTTCtccggtggtggtggcggcagcAGCTCAATTCAACTGCAGTATTCTTCTAACAGCCTCTGTAAAGCTTTCTAA
- the LOC110802485 gene encoding 3,7-dimethylxanthine N-methyltransferase TCS1 isoform X1: protein MEMKNYFHMNDGNGELSYSQNSSVQARVWLMNQSLLENAIQSLITSKDSGLNIADLGCGVGNVPLGLVSFLVEIMQKKSKELLKLDNNDDQVPQLQIYMNDLPSNDFNSLFKEMMNLDVLKKKDDDGVPLCFLMGAPGSYYDRLFPNKSLHLVHANYSLHWLSKVPPRIYDDQRMSINKGNIYISETSPAKVGRIYRDQFEQDFTLFLKSRSKEVIANGCMLLTLRGRPSSTNPLTWTTFEFKIFTKTLASLVSEGLIKEEKLDTFDFPCYCATKEQLESIAKKEGSFEVETSKTMVVDVAPEIEDKWERAQVITKIIRAFSESLVSSHFGEDISTLLYDKLVHFANQHLVDDQLAQNHAVTVLLRKK, encoded by the exons ATGGAGATGAAGAATTATTTTCACATGAATGATGGTAATGGAGAGCTTAGTTATTCTCAAAATTCTTCTGTTCAG GCGCGAGTGTGGCTAATGAACCAAAGTTTACTAGAAAACGCGATTCAATCGCTAATAACCTCGAAGGATAGTGGTCTAAACATTGCCGATTTAGGATGTGGAGTGGGAAACGTTCCTTTAGGTCTAGTATCATTTTTGGTAGAAATTATGCAAAAGAAGTCTAAGGAATTATTGAAGCTTGATAATAATGATGATCAAGTGCCTCAACTTCAGATTTATATGAATGATCTTCCTTCAAATGATTTCAACTCATTGTTTAAAGAAATGATGAATTTGGATGTACTAAAAAAGAAAGATGATGATGGTGTGCCATTGTGTTTCTTGATGGGTGCTCCTGGTTCGTACTATGATAGGCTTTTTCCTAACAAAAGTTTGCATCTTGTTCATGCAAATTATTCCCTCCACTGGCTATCTAAG GTTCCACCAAGAATTTATGATGATCAAAGAATGTCAATAAACAAAGGGAACATTTATATATCTGAAACAAGTCCAGCTAAAGTTGGAAGAATTTACAGGGATCAATTTGAACAAGACTTCACCTTGTTCCTCAAAAGTCGTTCTAAAGAAGTGATAGCAAATGGTTGTATGCTATTGACACTTCGAGGTCGACCATCTTCAACAAATCCATTAACATGGACTACATTCGAGTTCAAGATCTTCACAAAGACCCTTGCTAGTCTTGTTTCTGAG GGATTGATCAAGGAAGAGAAGCTAGACACTTTCGATTTCCCATGCTATTGCGCTACCAAAGAGCAACTCGAAAGCATTGCGAAAAAGGAAGGGTCATTCGAAGTTGAAACATCAAAAACAATGGTAGTCGATGTAGCTCCTGAAATCGAGGATAAATGGGAAAGAGCTCAAGTTATAACGAAGATCATTCGAGCATTCTCAGAATCATTGGTTTCCAGTCATTTTGGAGAAGATATAAGCACCCTTTTGTACGATAAACTCGTACATTTTGCAAACCAACATTTGGTTGATGATCAACTTGCTCAAAATCATGCTGTTACCGTTTTACTTAGAAAAAAGTAA
- the LOC110802485 gene encoding 3,7-dimethylxanthine N-methyltransferase TCS1 isoform X2, whose translation MNQSLLENAIQSLITSKDSGLNIADLGCGVGNVPLGLVSFLVEIMQKKSKELLKLDNNDDQVPQLQIYMNDLPSNDFNSLFKEMMNLDVLKKKDDDGVPLCFLMGAPGSYYDRLFPNKSLHLVHANYSLHWLSKVPPRIYDDQRMSINKGNIYISETSPAKVGRIYRDQFEQDFTLFLKSRSKEVIANGCMLLTLRGRPSSTNPLTWTTFEFKIFTKTLASLVSEGLIKEEKLDTFDFPCYCATKEQLESIAKKEGSFEVETSKTMVVDVAPEIEDKWERAQVITKIIRAFSESLVSSHFGEDISTLLYDKLVHFANQHLVDDQLAQNHAVTVLLRKK comes from the exons ATGAACCAAAGTTTACTAGAAAACGCGATTCAATCGCTAATAACCTCGAAGGATAGTGGTCTAAACATTGCCGATTTAGGATGTGGAGTGGGAAACGTTCCTTTAGGTCTAGTATCATTTTTGGTAGAAATTATGCAAAAGAAGTCTAAGGAATTATTGAAGCTTGATAATAATGATGATCAAGTGCCTCAACTTCAGATTTATATGAATGATCTTCCTTCAAATGATTTCAACTCATTGTTTAAAGAAATGATGAATTTGGATGTACTAAAAAAGAAAGATGATGATGGTGTGCCATTGTGTTTCTTGATGGGTGCTCCTGGTTCGTACTATGATAGGCTTTTTCCTAACAAAAGTTTGCATCTTGTTCATGCAAATTATTCCCTCCACTGGCTATCTAAG GTTCCACCAAGAATTTATGATGATCAAAGAATGTCAATAAACAAAGGGAACATTTATATATCTGAAACAAGTCCAGCTAAAGTTGGAAGAATTTACAGGGATCAATTTGAACAAGACTTCACCTTGTTCCTCAAAAGTCGTTCTAAAGAAGTGATAGCAAATGGTTGTATGCTATTGACACTTCGAGGTCGACCATCTTCAACAAATCCATTAACATGGACTACATTCGAGTTCAAGATCTTCACAAAGACCCTTGCTAGTCTTGTTTCTGAG GGATTGATCAAGGAAGAGAAGCTAGACACTTTCGATTTCCCATGCTATTGCGCTACCAAAGAGCAACTCGAAAGCATTGCGAAAAAGGAAGGGTCATTCGAAGTTGAAACATCAAAAACAATGGTAGTCGATGTAGCTCCTGAAATCGAGGATAAATGGGAAAGAGCTCAAGTTATAACGAAGATCATTCGAGCATTCTCAGAATCATTGGTTTCCAGTCATTTTGGAGAAGATATAAGCACCCTTTTGTACGATAAACTCGTACATTTTGCAAACCAACATTTGGTTGATGATCAACTTGCTCAAAATCATGCTGTTACCGTTTTACTTAGAAAAAAGTAA
- the LOC110802399 gene encoding bet1-like protein At4g14600, protein MSYRGGAAPFRSSDGLSTRQVGNSDEIQLRIDPMHGDLDDEILGLSSQVRRLKNVAQEINSEAKIQSDFVDQLQMTLIRAQASLKNNMRRINSSVVRNGGSHVTHVVLFALFCLFLVYFWSKFSRR, encoded by the exons ATGTCATACCGAGGTGGTGCTGCCCCCTTCAGATCGAG CGATGGTTTGAGTACACGACAGGTGGGCAATTCAGATGAGATTCAATTGCGTATTGATCCAATGCATGGTGATCTTGATGATGAAATTCTTGGTCTTTCTTCTCAAGTTCGCAGGCTCAAAAAT GTAGCACAAGAGATTAACTCAGAGGCGAAAATTCAGAGTGACTTTGTAGATCAGCTG CAAATGACCCTTATCCGAGCTCAAGCTAGTCTGAAGAACAACATGAGGAGAATAAACAGCAGCGTTGTGCGAAACGGCGGAAGCCATGTAACGCATGTTGTTCTTTTTGCACTATTTTGTCTCTTCTTGGTTTACTTCTGGTCAAAATTTTCCCGTCGTTAA